CCTCTGCGATGATGAGCAGCGGACGGCCCGACTGAACCACGGCTTCGAGGATCGGCAGGATCGCCTGCAGGTTCGAGAGCTTCTTCTCGTGGATCAGGATGTACGGATCAGCGAGCTCGACCGTCATCTTCTCGGGGTTGGTGATGAAGTAGGGCGAGAGGTAGCCGCGGTCGAACTGCATGCCTTCGACGACGTCGAGCTCGAAATCGAGACCCTTGGCTTCCTCGACGGTGATGACGCCTTCCTTGCCGACCTTCTCCATCGCTTCGGCGATCTTCTCGCCGACTTCACGGTCGCCGTTCGCCGAGATGATGCCGACCTGAGCGACTTCGGCCGAACCCGAAACCGGCTTCGAGCGCGACTTGATGTCCTCGACGACCTTGATGACGGCGAGATCGATGCCGCGCTTGAGGTCCATCGGGTTCATGCCGGCCGCGACCGACTTCATGCCTTCGCGCACGATCGCCTGCGCCAGAACGGTCGCGGTGGTGGTGCCGTCGCCGGCGACGTCGTTGGTCTTGGAGGCGACTTCGCGCACCATCTGCGCGCCCATGTTCTCGAACTTGTCCTTGAGTTCGATTTCCTTGGCGACGGTGACGCCGTCCTTGGTGATGCGCGGGGCACCGAACGACTTGTCGATGACGACGTTGCGGCCCTTCGGCCCGAGCGTGACCTTCACCGCATCGGCGAGGATGTCGACGCCGCGCAGAATGCGCTCGCGCGCGTCACGGCTGAATTTTACGTCCTTGGCTGCCATGTTGGCTGACCTTTCTGATTAGAAGTTGAGGAGAAACGGAAAACAGGGCGGCTCAGCAAACGATGCCGAGCCTGTCGGCGTCAGCCGACAATCCCCAGAATGTCCGACTCTTTCATGATGAGCAGGTCTTCACCGTCGACCTTGACCTCGGTGCCCGACCATTTGCCGAACAGGATCTTGTCGCCGGCCTTGACGTCGAGCGGCGTGACCTTGCCGTCTTCCGCCTTGGTGCCGGTGCCGACGGCGACGACTTCGCCCTCTTGCGGCTTTTCCTTGGCGGTGTCGGGGATGATGATCCCGCCAGCCGTCTTTTCCTCAGCCTCGACACGCTTCACGAGAACGCGGTCGTGCAATGGACGAAAGTTCATACGCTGTCCCTTTTCATAGAACATGTGGAATGGTTGTTAGCACTCGCCAAAGGTGAGTGCCAGCGGTGCTCATATGTGCCTGCGTGACCGGATCGTCAACCACGGCGACGCGAATTTTGCGTCTGTATTGGTGGAATAATACGGGTGTTTACCTGTCCGTGGCGATGCTTTAGCGGGGGCTCTAGCGATGGCGGATCATCCGCCAACAGGAGAGCGGCAGAGTGAAACTCGTTCGGGGTGCTTGGAAGCTTCTGGTCGGGATCAAGGACGCGCTCGTCCTGATCGCGATGCTGCTGTTCTTCGGCGTGCTGTTCGGCGCGCTCGCGGCGCGGCCCGGCGGTTCGACCACCCGGCAGGGCGCGTTGCTGCTCAAGCTCGACGGCCCGATCGTCGAGCAGCCGAGCGAGCCGGGTACGCTCGCCAGCCTGAGCGGATCGCCCTCCGCGCCCGAATATCGCCTGCGCGATCTGGTGCGTGCGCTCGACAAGGCGAAGGGGGACAGCGACGTCAAGGTCGTCGTGCTCGATCTCGACTCGTTCGGCGGCGGCTATCCGGCGGCGGTCAACGAGGTCGCCGACGCGATCCGGCGCGTGCGGGACAGCGGCAAGCCGGTGCTGGCCTATGCCACCGCCTATACCGACAGCGGCTATCGCCTCGCCGCCAACGCGAGCGAGATCTGGGTCAACCCGATGGGCGGTTCGCTGTTCATGGGGCCGGGCGGATCGCAGCTTTACTACAAGGGCCTGATCGACAAGCTCGGCGTCACCGCGCACGTCTACCGCGTCGGCAAGTACAAGTCGTTCGTCGAGCCCTATACGCGCGACGCCGCTTCGCCCGAGGCGAAGGAGGAGGTCGTCAAACTGTATCAGGTGCTGTTCGCACAATGGCAGGAGGCGATCGCCAAGGCCCGGCCCAAGGCCAAGATCACGCCGTTCCTGACCCAGCCCGACAAGGTGATCGTCGCCGCGCAGGGCAATGTCGCGCAGGCCAATCTCGACGCTGGGCTGGTCGACAAGCTCGGCACCCGGCTCGATTTCAACAAGCGCGTCGCGGGACTCGCCGGCGTCGCCAGCGGCAAGGCGGCCGGCACGTTCAACACGATCAAGTACGACGGCTATGTCTCGCGCAATCCGCTGCCGACCGGCGGCGCGGCTGTGGGCGTGCTGACGGTCGCGGGCGACATCATCGACGGCAAATCGACCGCGGGGAGTGCCGGTGGCGATACCGTCGCCAAGCTGCTGCTCGACGGGCTCGCCAAGAAGAACCTCAAGGCGCTGGTGGTACGAGTCGATTCGCCGGGCGGCTCGGCGCTCGCCTCGGAGACGATGCGACGCGCGATCCAGGAGGCGAAGGCGCAGAAGCTGCCGGTCGTCGTTTCGATGGGGTCGGTCGCTGCGTCGGGCGGCTATTGGGTGTCGACCGCGGGCGACCGCATCTTCGCCGAGCCGACGACGATCACCGGCTCGATCGGCATCTTCGGGATCATCCCGACCTTCGAGAACACCTTGAAGAAAATCGGCATCACCACCGATGGGGTGAAGACCACGCCGATCTCGGGCCAGCCCGATATCTATGCGGGCACCAACGCCGAGACCGACGCGATCTTCCAGGCGGGGATCGAGAGCGGCTATCGCCAGTTCATCACCCGCGTCGCCGCCGCACGCCACATGACGCCGCAACGTGTCGACGCGATCGGGCAGGGGCGTGTGTGGGACGGCGGCACCGCGCGCCAGATCGGGCTGGTCGACCAGTTCGGCGGACTCGACGATGCGGTCGCGGCGGCGGCGAAGCTGGCCGGGCTGAAGGCCGACGGCTATCACGCCGAATATCTGGAGAAGCAGCCGGGCGCGCTCGCCAAGCTGATCGCGCGGTTCATGCGCGACGACGATGACGACGCCAAGAGTGACGGCGACGCCTTCACCCGAATCGCCGCGCAGCACCGCGCGGCGTTCGCTCAGGCGCTGGGCGACGTGAAGCGGATCGGCACGGGTGCGGCGATCCAGGCGCGCTGCCTCGAATGCGAAGGACTGGGCGCGACCGCACCGGCACAAGGGGACGTGACGTTGATGAACCTGATTCTGGCGCGCTTCGGATGGTGATCGCGGTTCGCCCCGCCACGCCCGACGACGCTTCGGCGATCGCGGATATCTATCGCCCCTATGTCGAGGCCGCGACGATCTCGTTCGAGACCGAGGCGCCCGACGCCGACGAGATGCGCCGCCGCATGCTCGCCTCGGAGGGCCGCTTCCCGTGGCTAGTGGTGACCGAGGGCGAGGCCGGGACGGTGATCGGCTATGCCTATGCCGGCACGTTCCGCGACCGCCCGGCGTATGAATATACCGTCGAGACCTCGGTCTATCTGGTGCAGGCCGCGCAGGGGAAGGGCTATGGCCGCCAGCTTTACGACGCGCTGATCGACACGGTGCGCGCGCAAGGGTTCGCCCATGCGGTGAGTGTCATCACCTTGCCCAACGACTGGCTGATCCGGCTGAACGAATCGGTCGGCTTCAAGCGGACCGGCGTGCTGCGCGAGCTTGGCTACAAGAACGGCCGGTGGATCGACGTGGGGTTCTGGCAATGCGAACTCAACGACGCGACGATCCCGCCCAAGCAACCCAAGCCGTTCAGCGAGACCGGGATGGTGTGGAATTGGTGAGGGGTGTCGGCGTGCGGCAGGGCTGAGATATTTGGCCGTGCTCGGATCATCTTCCCAACCGTTCGTGCCGAGCGAAGTCGAGGCACCTGCGCGCTGGGCATGTCCCTCGACTTCGCTCGGGACGAACGGATGCGGGCTTGGGTGGGCGTTGACGGCCACGCGCGATGACTGACGCCGCGCCGCTCTGGCAAGGCCCGCTCGCCGGCGTGACGGTGCTCGATTTCTCGCGCGTGCTGGCCGGGCCGGCGGCGGCGATGGCGCTGGCCGATCTCGGCGCGACCGTCATCAAGGTCGAGCCGCCCGGCACCGGCGACGATACGCGCGGCTTCCCGCCGCACCGTGACGGGGTGAGCCATTATTTCCTCGCCAACAATCGCGGCAAGCGCAGCATCGTCATCGATCTCAAGACGCCCGAGGGTGTCGAACTGGCCAAGGCGCTGGCGGCGAAGAGCGATATCCTGATCGAGAATTACCGCCCCGGCGTGATGGACCGGCTTGGCCTCGGCTACGAGACGCTTGCCGAGCGCAACCCGGGGCTGATCTATTGCGCGATCTCCGGCTTCGGCATGACGGGGCCCTTACGCGACAAACCCTCGTTCGATATCGTCACACAGGCGCTGTCGGGCGCGCTCAGCGTCAATGGCGAGCCGGGGGCGATGCCGAGCCGGCTGGGGATTCCGCTCGGCGATCTCGTTGGCGGGGTCAACGGGCCGATCGCGATCCTCGCCGCGCTGCATGAGCGGCAC
This genomic stretch from Sphingomonas panacis harbors:
- a CDS encoding GNAT family N-acetyltransferase, whose product is MVIAVRPATPDDASAIADIYRPYVEAATISFETEAPDADEMRRRMLASEGRFPWLVVTEGEAGTVIGYAYAGTFRDRPAYEYTVETSVYLVQAAQGKGYGRQLYDALIDTVRAQGFAHAVSVITLPNDWLIRLNESVGFKRTGVLRELGYKNGRWIDVGFWQCELNDATIPPKQPKPFSETGMVWNW
- the groES gene encoding co-chaperone GroES; translated protein: MNFRPLHDRVLVKRVEAEEKTAGGIIIPDTAKEKPQEGEVVAVGTGTKAEDGKVTPLDVKAGDKILFGKWSGTEVKVDGEDLLIMKESDILGIVG
- the sppA gene encoding signal peptide peptidase SppA, with the translated sequence MKLVRGAWKLLVGIKDALVLIAMLLFFGVLFGALAARPGGSTTRQGALLLKLDGPIVEQPSEPGTLASLSGSPSAPEYRLRDLVRALDKAKGDSDVKVVVLDLDSFGGGYPAAVNEVADAIRRVRDSGKPVLAYATAYTDSGYRLAANASEIWVNPMGGSLFMGPGGSQLYYKGLIDKLGVTAHVYRVGKYKSFVEPYTRDAASPEAKEEVVKLYQVLFAQWQEAIAKARPKAKITPFLTQPDKVIVAAQGNVAQANLDAGLVDKLGTRLDFNKRVAGLAGVASGKAAGTFNTIKYDGYVSRNPLPTGGAAVGVLTVAGDIIDGKSTAGSAGGDTVAKLLLDGLAKKNLKALVVRVDSPGGSALASETMRRAIQEAKAQKLPVVVSMGSVAASGGYWVSTAGDRIFAEPTTITGSIGIFGIIPTFENTLKKIGITTDGVKTTPISGQPDIYAGTNAETDAIFQAGIESGYRQFITRVAAARHMTPQRVDAIGQGRVWDGGTARQIGLVDQFGGLDDAVAAAAKLAGLKADGYHAEYLEKQPGALAKLIARFMRDDDDDAKSDGDAFTRIAAQHRAAFAQALGDVKRIGTGAAIQARCLECEGLGATAPAQGDVTLMNLILARFGW